A stretch of Dyella sp. BiH032 DNA encodes these proteins:
- a CDS encoding HAMP domain-containing sensor histidine kinase — protein sequence MTRPNAWRSATTRLIAIYGALFAAWGLVLVGVIQWETTRYLNTVIDQMLEQRMHYLASTDTQRLASAVDAAATIDPHGVMSVGLFDASGRPAAGNIAHMPSELAPDGQVRLLEQGLPRPDRDGSQVRARALAQRLADGRVLVIAKDTSTIDGLGAVVWRALMWALSLTIIPGLFGGFLLRRGPEKRIRALQQATDPIRQGDLAKRLPVSRRGDELDVLASIVNTMLDEIERLMNEVKGVCDNIAHDLRTPLTRLRARLYRAQQQLSDQPEAALVEASIVDIDQVLGRFRALLRVSELEDGRRSACFDEVDLSGVLQQVHEFYAPVAEDRGQPFVLDVEPTATVRGDAHLLFEALANLVGNAIKFTPAGGEVRLRARMDSRGPRITILDQGPGIPAHERDAVTRRFYRGDNSRSASGSGLGLSIVSAIVRLHGFALDIGEAKEGTGARITLYCYTVNPGEVPGTCLSRTVVPEATEAPRIPSLPTVG from the coding sequence ATGACCCGCCCCAACGCCTGGCGCTCCGCCACCACCCGCCTGATCGCCATCTACGGCGCGCTGTTCGCCGCCTGGGGGCTGGTGCTCGTCGGCGTGATTCAGTGGGAGACCACGCGCTACCTCAACACCGTCATCGACCAGATGCTCGAGCAGCGCATGCACTATCTGGCGAGTACGGACACCCAGCGCCTGGCTTCCGCCGTGGACGCCGCGGCGACGATCGATCCGCACGGCGTCATGTCCGTCGGCCTGTTCGATGCCAGCGGACGGCCCGCAGCGGGCAACATCGCGCACATGCCGTCCGAACTCGCGCCCGACGGCCAGGTGCGCCTGCTCGAGCAGGGCCTGCCGCGTCCGGATCGCGACGGCAGCCAGGTACGCGCCCGTGCGCTCGCCCAGCGCCTGGCTGACGGCCGTGTACTGGTGATCGCCAAGGACACCAGCACGATCGACGGCCTGGGCGCCGTCGTGTGGCGCGCCCTGATGTGGGCGCTGTCGCTCACCATCATCCCCGGCCTGTTCGGCGGTTTCCTGCTGCGGCGCGGACCGGAAAAACGCATCCGCGCGCTCCAGCAGGCCACCGATCCGATCCGCCAGGGCGACCTCGCCAAGCGCCTGCCCGTGAGCCGGCGCGGCGACGAGCTCGACGTGCTGGCTTCCATCGTCAACACCATGCTCGACGAGATCGAGCGCCTCATGAACGAAGTGAAGGGCGTGTGCGACAACATCGCGCATGACCTGCGCACGCCGCTCACCCGTCTGCGCGCGCGGCTGTACCGTGCGCAGCAGCAGCTGTCGGACCAGCCCGAAGCGGCGCTCGTCGAAGCCAGCATCGTAGACATCGACCAGGTGCTGGGTCGCTTCCGCGCGCTGTTGCGCGTGTCCGAGCTGGAGGATGGACGTCGCAGCGCCTGTTTCGACGAAGTCGACCTCAGTGGCGTCCTGCAGCAGGTGCACGAGTTCTATGCGCCGGTGGCAGAGGATCGCGGCCAGCCCTTCGTGCTGGACGTCGAACCCACCGCGACCGTGCGCGGCGATGCACACCTCCTGTTCGAGGCGCTCGCCAATCTGGTGGGCAATGCCATCAAATTCACCCCGGCGGGCGGCGAAGTGCGGCTGCGTGCGCGCATGGACAGCCGCGGCCCGCGCATCACCATCCTGGATCAGGGCCCGGGCATCCCCGCGCACGAGCGCGATGCGGTCACGCGGCGCTTTTACCGCGGCGACAACAGCCGTTCCGCGTCCGGCTCCGGCCTGGGCCTGAGCATCGTCAGCGCCATCGTGCGCCTGCATGGCTTCGCGCTGGACATCGGTGAGGCGAAAGAGGGCACGGGCGCACGCATCACCCTGTACTGCTATACGGTGAACCCGGGCGAAGTGCCGGGCACCTGCCTCTCCCGCACCGTCGTGCCGGAAGCGACGGAGGCGCCGCGTATCCCGTCCCTGCCAACCGTGGGTTGA
- the ung gene encoding uracil-DNA glycosylase — protein sequence MSENRVKLEPSWKERIGAYLERPEMQALSAFLRAEKQHGKVIYPPGPEIFAAFDHTPFDKVRVVILGQDPYHGPGQAHGLCFSVRPGVPPPPSLQNIFKEIQRDLGIPPPDHGCLTPWADRGVLLLNAVLTVERGLAASHQGKGWEGFTDAAIDALNREREGLVFLLWGSYAQRKGQLIDGHRHCVLRSVHPSPLSAHRGFLGCGHFSAANRYLEARGHAPIDWSLPSRSELAA from the coding sequence ATGAGCGAAAACCGCGTCAAGCTGGAACCCTCGTGGAAGGAGCGCATCGGCGCCTATCTGGAGCGGCCGGAGATGCAGGCGCTGTCGGCTTTTCTGCGGGCTGAAAAGCAGCACGGCAAGGTCATTTATCCGCCGGGGCCCGAGATCTTCGCCGCGTTCGACCACACACCGTTCGACAAGGTGCGGGTGGTGATTCTGGGCCAGGACCCTTATCACGGGCCCGGCCAGGCGCACGGGTTGTGTTTTTCCGTGCGCCCGGGCGTTCCGCCGCCGCCGTCGCTGCAGAACATTTTCAAGGAGATCCAGCGCGATCTGGGCATCCCGCCGCCGGATCACGGTTGCCTTACCCCCTGGGCCGACCGGGGTGTGCTGCTGCTCAACGCCGTGCTGACGGTGGAACGCGGCCTGGCCGCTTCCCACCAGGGCAAGGGCTGGGAAGGTTTCACGGATGCGGCGATCGATGCGCTGAACCGCGAGCGCGAAGGGCTGGTGTTTTTGCTGTGGGGTTCCTATGCCCAGCGCAAGGGGCAGCTGATCGATGGCCACCGGCACTGCGTGCTGCGTTCGGTCCATCCTTCGCCGCTGTCGGCGCATCGCGGTTTTCTGGGCTGCGGCCATTTCTCCGCAGCCAACCGCTATCTGGAGGCCCGCGGCCATGCTCCCATCGACTGGTCGCTGCCGTCCCGCAGCGAGCTTGCCGCTTGA
- a CDS encoding response regulator transcription factor yields MPRVLVIEDDEVTAREIVAELSVHGMTAEWVADGREGLSRASAQAYDLITLDRMLPGMEGIQVVEALRRQKIDTPVLMISALSEVDDRVRGLRAGGDDYLTKPFAPDEMAARAEVLLRRGQPPQHDTRLRVGDLELDLVRHVAFRHGQPLTLQPTEYRLLEYLMRHSGQVLTRTMIFEAVWGFHFDPGTNVIDVHIGRLRRKIDGTGQPPLIRTVRGTGYMITAAPQNASAPP; encoded by the coding sequence ATGCCCCGCGTGCTGGTCATCGAAGACGACGAAGTCACCGCCCGCGAGATCGTCGCGGAGCTGAGCGTGCACGGCATGACCGCCGAATGGGTCGCCGACGGCCGCGAAGGCCTGTCGCGCGCGAGCGCGCAGGCGTATGACCTGATCACGCTCGATCGCATGCTCCCCGGCATGGAGGGCATCCAGGTGGTAGAGGCGCTGCGCCGGCAGAAGATCGATACGCCGGTGCTGATGATCAGTGCGCTCAGCGAGGTGGACGATCGCGTGCGCGGCCTGCGTGCCGGTGGCGACGACTACCTCACCAAGCCCTTCGCCCCCGACGAGATGGCGGCACGCGCGGAAGTGCTGCTGCGCCGCGGCCAGCCGCCGCAGCATGACACACGGCTGCGCGTGGGCGACCTGGAGCTGGACCTGGTGCGCCACGTGGCCTTTCGCCACGGGCAGCCGCTGACCCTGCAGCCCACCGAGTACCGCCTGCTGGAGTACCTGATGCGCCATTCCGGCCAGGTGCTGACCCGCACGATGATCTTCGAGGCCGTGTGGGGCTTTCATTTCGACCCCGGCACCAACGTGATCGACGTGCATATCGGCCGGCTCAGGCGCAAGATCGACGGCACCGGCCAGCCGCCCCTGATCCGCACCGTGCGCGGCACCGGCTACATGATCACCGCCGCACCCCAGAACGCTTCGGCCCCGCCCTGA
- a CDS encoding response regulator: MSEGFSSRVVSAAPRVLVVDGSKVVRQLISRVLQAELPDAEVVGCANGAEAHQLLDSGVFDFITIALRLPDMDGLELARYVRESAPQIYVPIVVVSGDVDDRLHRRALGEHVTDYFDKSLGFQALAEFIRGYVRPESSAEGDVLYVEDSRVVALATRRMLEKYGLTVRHVISAEDALAWLDTAKAQGQVGADVVLTDVSLKGELTGGDLLERIRRDYGYGKGRLPVLVMTGDENPANQAALLKAGANDLVEKPIEEKLLITKLLFQLRVARHLRQRDEAA; the protein is encoded by the coding sequence ATGAGTGAAGGTTTCAGTAGCCGTGTCGTCAGCGCCGCTCCGCGCGTGCTGGTGGTCGACGGTTCGAAGGTGGTCCGGCAGTTGATTTCCCGCGTGCTGCAGGCGGAGTTGCCGGATGCCGAAGTGGTCGGTTGTGCCAACGGGGCGGAAGCGCACCAGCTGCTCGACAGCGGGGTGTTCGACTTCATCACCATCGCGCTGCGGCTGCCCGACATGGACGGCCTGGAGCTGGCGCGCTACGTGCGCGAGTCCGCGCCGCAGATCTACGTGCCCATCGTGGTGGTGTCCGGCGACGTGGACGACCGCTTGCACCGGCGCGCGCTGGGCGAGCACGTCACGGACTATTTCGACAAGTCGCTGGGTTTCCAGGCACTGGCCGAGTTCATCCGCGGCTATGTTCGCCCCGAAAGCTCGGCAGAGGGCGACGTGCTCTACGTCGAGGACAGCCGCGTGGTCGCGCTCGCCACCCGGCGCATGCTGGAAAAGTACGGGTTGACCGTACGCCACGTGATCAGCGCCGAAGATGCGCTGGCCTGGTTGGACACTGCCAAGGCCCAGGGTCAGGTGGGCGCCGACGTGGTGTTGACCGACGTCAGCCTGAAGGGCGAACTCACCGGTGGCGATCTGCTCGAGCGCATCCGGCGTGATTACGGCTACGGCAAAGGGCGCCTCCCTGTGCTGGTCATGACTGGGGACGAAAACCCCGCCAACCAGGCGGCTTTGCTGAAGGCGGGTGCCAACGATCTGGTCGAGAAGCCGATCGAGGAGAAGCTGTTGATCACCAAGCTCCTGTTCCAGCTGCGCGTGGCGCGGCATCTGCGCCAGCGCGACGAGGCGGCATGA
- the rpoH gene encoding RNA polymerase sigma factor RpoH yields the protein MSQALVTANLPVPSVVGSLDAYISAVHRIPVLTQEEEQALSRRYNEENDLASARKLVMSHLRFVVHVARGYSGYGLQMGDLIQEGNIGLMKAVKRFDPDQGVRLVSFAVHWIRAEMHEFILRNWRIVKVATTKAQRKLFFNLRKSKKRLGWMNAEEVRMVAKDLGVPEATVREMESRLSGRDVGFEAPADADEDAKPAPEAFLVDEGADPYDNIADADQADNQLETLSEALQKLDDRSRDIIQRRWLNEDKATLQDLADEYGVSAERIRQVEANAMKKMRGLFAA from the coding sequence ATGTCTCAAGCTTTGGTGACCGCCAACCTGCCGGTTCCTAGCGTCGTCGGCAGTCTGGATGCCTATATCTCGGCGGTCCATCGGATCCCGGTGCTTACCCAGGAAGAGGAGCAGGCGCTGTCGCGCCGCTACAACGAGGAGAACGACCTCGCCTCGGCCAGGAAGCTGGTCATGTCGCACCTGCGCTTCGTGGTCCATGTGGCCCGCGGGTATAGCGGCTATGGGCTGCAGATGGGCGATCTCATCCAGGAAGGCAACATCGGCCTGATGAAGGCCGTGAAGCGCTTCGACCCCGATCAGGGCGTCCGCCTCGTCAGCTTCGCGGTGCACTGGATTCGCGCCGAAATGCACGAGTTCATCCTGCGTAACTGGCGCATCGTGAAGGTCGCCACCACCAAGGCCCAGCGCAAGTTGTTCTTCAACCTGCGCAAGAGCAAGAAGCGCCTGGGCTGGATGAACGCCGAAGAGGTGCGCATGGTGGCGAAGGACCTCGGCGTGCCGGAAGCGACGGTGCGCGAGATGGAGTCCCGCCTCTCCGGCCGCGACGTCGGCTTCGAGGCGCCGGCCGACGCGGACGAGGATGCCAAGCCGGCACCGGAAGCCTTCCTGGTCGATGAAGGCGCCGACCCGTACGACAACATTGCCGACGCGGACCAGGCCGACAATCAGCTGGAAACCCTGTCGGAGGCCCTGCAGAAGCTCGATGACCGCTCGCGCGACATCATCCAGCGCCGCTGGCTGAACGAGGACAAGGCGACCCTGCAGGACCTGGCCGACGAGTACGGCGTCTCCGCCGAGCGCATCCGCCAGGTCGAGGCCAATGCGATGAAGAAGATGCGCGGCCTCTTCGCCGCCTGA
- a CDS encoding efflux RND transporter periplasmic adaptor subunit, which translates to MSPDTPHKPNPVSPRSLRRAGIVAAIVVIGVVVAGVATRANDAHKLKDWTDEQAVPTVSVVPVERSEKGSSLELPGRLEAYARAPIYARVSGYLKSWKVDIGAPVKAGQLLAEIETPDLDQQLLQAKADLASAEANAALAATTAKRWQAMLGSDSVSRQEVDEKTGDFTAKQAIAKAAKANVDRIEALKGFTRIVAPFDGMVTARDTDVGALINAGSGSGPELFVVSDVRKLRVYVRVPQNYAPAIKPGAIANLSVPEYPGRVFQARVEASAGAVAAESGTTLIQLAVDNADGKLMPGSFASVKLDRPADATALRVPASALIFDDQGLRVATLGPDGKVAFKKVTILRDYGKTVEIGSGLADGDRVIESPPDGLVDGDRVRTAEKDTELAKAQGRSNAKKA; encoded by the coding sequence ATGTCGCCTGATACCCCCCACAAGCCCAACCCGGTTTCGCCGCGCAGCCTTCGCCGCGCGGGCATCGTCGCCGCCATCGTCGTGATTGGCGTAGTGGTCGCCGGCGTCGCTACGCGCGCCAACGATGCGCACAAGCTCAAGGACTGGACTGACGAGCAGGCCGTACCCACCGTCAGCGTGGTGCCGGTCGAGCGCAGCGAGAAAGGCTCCTCGCTGGAACTGCCGGGCCGCCTCGAAGCCTATGCGCGCGCGCCGATCTACGCGCGCGTCAGCGGCTATCTGAAGTCCTGGAAGGTCGACATCGGCGCGCCGGTGAAGGCCGGCCAATTGCTTGCCGAGATCGAGACGCCGGATCTCGACCAGCAATTGCTGCAGGCCAAGGCCGATCTGGCCAGCGCCGAAGCGAACGCCGCACTGGCCGCCACCACGGCCAAGCGCTGGCAGGCGATGCTGGGCTCCGATTCCGTGTCGCGCCAGGAGGTCGACGAAAAGACCGGCGACTTCACCGCCAAGCAGGCCATCGCCAAGGCGGCCAAGGCGAACGTCGATCGCATCGAGGCATTGAAGGGCTTCACCCGCATCGTCGCGCCGTTCGACGGCATGGTGACGGCACGCGACACCGACGTCGGCGCGCTGATCAACGCCGGCAGCGGCAGCGGGCCGGAGCTGTTCGTGGTGTCGGACGTGCGCAAGCTGCGCGTCTACGTGCGCGTGCCGCAGAACTACGCGCCGGCGATCAAGCCCGGCGCGATCGCCAATCTCAGCGTGCCGGAGTATCCGGGACGCGTCTTCCAGGCGCGGGTCGAAGCCTCGGCGGGCGCCGTGGCGGCCGAATCCGGCACGACCCTGATCCAGCTCGCGGTGGACAACGCCGACGGCAAGCTGATGCCCGGCAGCTTCGCCAGCGTGAAGCTCGACCGCCCCGCCGATGCCACCGCACTGCGCGTACCCGCGAGCGCGCTCATCTTCGACGACCAGGGCCTGCGCGTGGCCACGCTCGGCCCGGACGGGAAGGTGGCCTTCAAGAAGGTCACCATCTTGCGCGACTACGGCAAGACGGTGGAGATCGGCTCCGGCCTCGCCGATGGCGACCGGGTCATCGAGAGCCCGCCGGACGGCCTGGTGGACGGCGACCGCGTACGCACGGCGGAGAAGGACACCGAACTGGCCAAGGCCCAGGGGCGCAGCAATGCAAAGAAGGCCTGA
- the ftsE gene encoding cell division ATP-binding protein FtsE has product MIRFDQVSKRYEGGHEALSQLTFHVAPGEMAFVTGHSGAGKSTLLKLLGLIERPSHGSITLDGQNLAKVGRGGIPKLRRRIGMVFQDHRLLMDRTVFANVELPLVIGGIAPAERGRRVRAALEKVGLLAYERQLPATLSTGEQQRVGIARAIVAKPTLLIADEPTGNLDPQLAVEIMGLFAEFQQVGTTVLIASHDLPLIKRMRKRVVVLDHGRLVADIAAEEVL; this is encoded by the coding sequence GTGATCCGCTTCGACCAAGTCAGCAAACGCTACGAGGGCGGCCACGAGGCGCTCTCGCAGCTTACCTTCCATGTGGCGCCCGGCGAGATGGCCTTCGTCACCGGGCATTCGGGCGCGGGCAAGAGCACGCTGCTGAAGCTGCTCGGCCTGATCGAGCGCCCGTCGCACGGCAGCATCACGCTCGACGGACAGAACCTCGCCAAGGTCGGCCGCGGCGGCATTCCCAAGCTGCGGCGGCGCATCGGCATGGTTTTCCAGGACCATCGCCTGTTGATGGATCGCACCGTCTTCGCCAACGTGGAACTGCCACTGGTGATCGGGGGCATCGCGCCGGCGGAACGCGGACGGCGCGTGCGCGCCGCCTTGGAGAAGGTCGGCCTGCTGGCTTACGAGCGGCAGTTGCCGGCGACCTTGTCTACCGGTGAACAGCAGCGCGTCGGCATTGCCCGCGCGATCGTGGCCAAGCCCACCTTGCTGATCGCCGACGAGCCGACCGGCAACCTCGATCCGCAGCTGGCCGTTGAAATCATGGGGCTGTTCGCCGAGTTCCAGCAGGTAGGCACCACCGTATTGATCGCCAGCCACGACCTTCCGCTGATCAAGCGCATGCGCAAGCGCGTGGTGGTGCTGGACCACGGCCGCCTGGTGGCCGACATCGCCGCGGAGGAGGTGCTGTGA
- a CDS encoding efflux RND transporter permease subunit — MLGIVRIALTRPYTFVVLALLILIIGPLSALRTPTDIFPDIKIPVISVVWQYTGLPPDQMAGRIASPFERVLTTTVNDVEHIEAQSIAGFGVIKIFFQPTVDIRTANAQVTAVAQTLLRQLPPGITPPLILNYNASTVPIIQLALSGKGLSEQSLGDLGTNAVRPVLTSVAGASIPYPFGGKTRQVQIDIDPAALQARGLSAQDVANALAAQNLIVPVGTQKIGEYEYTLQLNNAPSDIKALGDLPVRMVNGTTVYIRDVAHVRDGNPPQTNVVHVDGSRSVLMTVLKNGSASTLAIIEGVKQKLKDAKDSFPDTLEIAPIGDQSIFVRAAIGGVAKEGIIAAALTSLMILLFLGSWRSTVIIATSIPLAILGSIAALSAVGETLNIMTLGGLALAVGILVDDATVTIENINWHLEHGKDVETAIMDGARQIVTPAFVSLLCICIVFVPMFFLQGVARFLFVPMAEAVMFAMICSFILSRTLVPTMAKYLLKPHEPHTDEHGNNMALPPSRNPLVRFQRGFEARFERVRTAYHDLLAMAMEHRKAFVAGFLAFVVASFALVPLLGRNFFPSVDAGQILMHVRAPIGTRVEESATLFANVQAAIRRIVPPEELGTVVDNIGQSISGINTAYNNTGTIGSWDGDIQLSLNEGHRPTAEYVRRMREELPRQFPGVTFSFPPADIISQILNFGSPAPIDLQIRGAKLAQNFAFANKLLREIRRVPGVADARIQQSQSNPTFAVDVDRTRAQLLGVTERDVTNSLVVNLAGSSQVAPTFWLNPQNQISYPIVMQTPQYKLDSLSSLENIPVSSSGGGSSQLLGGLATVTRGASNAVVSQYNIQPMVEIFATTQGRDLGAVAADIQKIVADHAKELPKGSSTALLGQVQTMNSAFSGLLFGLIGAAVLIYLLIVVNFQSWSDPFVIITALPAALAGIVWMLFATHTTLSVPALTGAIMCMGVATANSILVVSFCRERLAEHGDAHQAALEAGFVRFRPVLMTALAMIIGMAPMALGLGEGGEQNAPLGRAVIGGLIFATVATLFFVPVVFRIIHARHGRASDPASVSGEPVHVA; from the coding sequence ATGCTTGGCATCGTCCGGATCGCGCTCACGCGGCCCTACACCTTTGTCGTTCTCGCGCTGCTGATCCTCATCATCGGCCCGCTGTCCGCGCTGCGCACGCCGACGGACATCTTCCCCGACATCAAGATCCCCGTGATCAGCGTGGTGTGGCAGTACACCGGCCTGCCGCCCGACCAAATGGCCGGCCGCATCGCCTCACCCTTCGAGCGCGTGCTCACCACCACGGTGAACGACGTGGAGCACATCGAGGCGCAGTCGATTGCCGGCTTCGGCGTGATCAAGATCTTCTTCCAGCCCACGGTGGACATCCGCACCGCCAACGCCCAGGTGACAGCGGTGGCACAGACGCTGCTGCGCCAGCTGCCGCCGGGCATCACCCCGCCGCTGATCCTCAACTACAACGCCTCGACCGTGCCGATCATCCAGTTGGCGCTGTCGGGCAAAGGCTTGAGCGAGCAAAGCCTGGGCGACCTCGGCACGAATGCGGTGCGCCCGGTGCTCACGTCGGTGGCCGGCGCATCGATTCCGTATCCCTTTGGCGGCAAGACCCGCCAGGTACAGATCGATATCGACCCGGCTGCGCTGCAGGCGCGTGGCCTGTCGGCGCAGGACGTGGCCAACGCGCTCGCCGCGCAGAACCTGATCGTGCCGGTCGGCACGCAGAAGATCGGCGAGTACGAATACACGCTGCAGTTGAATAACGCACCTTCGGACATCAAGGCGCTGGGCGATCTGCCCGTGCGCATGGTCAACGGCACCACGGTCTATATCCGCGACGTCGCCCACGTGCGCGATGGCAACCCGCCGCAGACCAACGTCGTGCACGTGGACGGCAGCCGCTCTGTGCTGATGACCGTGCTGAAGAACGGCTCGGCCTCGACGCTGGCGATCATCGAGGGCGTCAAGCAGAAACTGAAGGATGCGAAGGATTCCTTCCCCGACACGCTCGAGATCGCACCCATCGGCGACCAGTCGATCTTCGTGCGCGCGGCGATCGGCGGCGTAGCGAAGGAGGGCATCATCGCCGCGGCGCTGACCAGCCTGATGATCCTGCTGTTCCTCGGCAGCTGGCGCTCGACGGTGATCATCGCTACGTCGATCCCGTTGGCCATTCTCGGTTCCATCGCTGCGCTGTCGGCGGTGGGCGAGACGTTGAACATCATGACCCTGGGTGGCCTGGCGCTGGCGGTGGGCATCCTGGTGGACGACGCCACGGTGACGATCGAGAACATCAACTGGCACCTGGAGCACGGCAAGGACGTCGAGACGGCCATCATGGACGGCGCGCGCCAAATCGTGACGCCGGCCTTCGTCTCGCTGCTGTGTATCTGCATCGTGTTCGTGCCGATGTTCTTCCTGCAAGGGGTCGCACGCTTCCTGTTCGTGCCGATGGCCGAAGCGGTGATGTTCGCGATGATCTGCTCGTTCATCCTGTCGCGCACCCTGGTGCCGACGATGGCGAAGTACCTGCTCAAGCCGCACGAACCCCACACCGACGAACACGGCAACAACATGGCTCTGCCGCCGTCGCGCAACCCGCTGGTGCGCTTCCAGCGGGGCTTCGAAGCGCGTTTCGAGCGGGTGCGCACGGCATATCACGACCTCCTGGCGATGGCGATGGAGCACCGCAAGGCTTTCGTAGCCGGCTTCCTCGCCTTCGTGGTCGCTTCGTTCGCGCTGGTACCGCTCCTCGGACGTAACTTCTTCCCGTCAGTGGATGCCGGCCAGATCCTGATGCACGTGCGCGCACCGATCGGCACGCGCGTGGAGGAGAGTGCCACGCTGTTCGCCAATGTGCAGGCGGCGATCCGGCGGATCGTGCCACCTGAGGAACTGGGTACCGTGGTCGACAACATCGGCCAGTCGATCAGCGGCATCAACACCGCCTACAACAACACCGGCACCATCGGCTCGTGGGACGGCGACATCCAGCTGTCGCTCAACGAAGGCCACCGCCCCACTGCGGAATACGTACGGCGGATGCGCGAGGAATTGCCACGCCAGTTTCCCGGTGTCACTTTCTCGTTCCCACCCGCGGACATCATCAGCCAGATCCTCAACTTCGGCTCGCCCGCGCCGATCGACCTGCAGATCCGCGGCGCCAAGCTGGCGCAGAACTTCGCTTTTGCCAACAAGCTGCTGCGCGAGATCCGCCGTGTTCCCGGCGTCGCCGATGCGCGCATCCAGCAATCGCAATCCAATCCCACCTTCGCGGTGGACGTGGACCGCACGCGCGCGCAGCTGCTGGGTGTCACCGAGCGCGACGTCACCAACAGCCTCGTGGTGAACCTCGCCGGTTCGAGCCAGGTGGCGCCCACATTCTGGCTGAACCCGCAGAACCAGATCTCGTATCCGATCGTGATGCAGACGCCGCAGTACAAGCTGGACTCGCTCTCATCCCTGGAGAACATCCCGGTCTCGTCCAGCGGCGGCGGCAGTTCGCAGCTGCTCGGCGGCCTGGCCACGGTCACGCGCGGGGCAAGCAATGCGGTAGTGAGCCAGTACAACATCCAGCCGATGGTCGAGATCTTCGCGACCACACAAGGGCGCGACCTCGGCGCAGTGGCCGCGGATATCCAGAAGATCGTCGCCGACCATGCCAAGGAACTGCCCAAGGGATCGTCCACCGCCCTGCTCGGCCAGGTGCAGACGATGAACAGCGCCTTCTCCGGATTGCTCTTCGGCCTCATCGGCGCGGCGGTGCTGATCTACCTGCTGATCGTGGTGAACTTCCAGTCCTGGAGCGATCCGTTCGTGATCATCACCGCGCTGCCCGCCGCGCTGGCCGGCATCGTGTGGATGCTGTTCGCCACGCACACCACGCTGTCCGTACCCGCGCTCACCGGCGCCATCATGTGCATGGGCGTGGCTACGGCCAACTCGATCCTGGTGGTGAGCTTCTGCCGCGAGCGCCTCGCCGAGCATGGCGACGCGCACCAGGCCGCACTGGAAGCCGGTTTCGTGCGCTTCCGCCCCGTGCTGATGACCGCCTTGGCGATGATCATCGGCATGGCGCCCATGGCGCTCGGCCTGGGCGAAGGCGGCGAGCAGAATGCACCGCTGGGCCGCGCCGTGATCGGCGGCCTGATTTTCGCCACCGTCGCCACGCTGTTCTTCGTCCCCGTGGTGTTCCGCATCATTCACGCGCGGCATGGCCGCGCATCCGACCCGGCTTCGGTTTCCGGAGAGCCCGTCCATGTCGCCTGA
- the ftsX gene encoding permease-like cell division protein FtsX: MVAEPPQRVERSKPRPVAGWREHHAWSAAASLRRLMSRPVGTLLTVAVMALALALPLTFYLLLGNLQKLGDALGQNQAVAVFMQTGQTGPSVEMLATKLRERPDVASVTVKTPQQGMDELAKMQGFSGALSTLDSNPLPYALEVLPKPGSSADDVARLVTDLRGMQGVELVQDSGTWRERLDALLGVGNRVVLILAVLLALAVLLVVGNTVRVDIASRSEEIGVLMLIGASGAFVRRPYLYAGIWYGLFSGLLAAGIALVIETALAEPMTRLGHVYQGKLQIGTLPIWLLSAVPLAAAVLGWLGARVVSAWQLRKAA, encoded by the coding sequence ATCGTGGCCGAACCGCCCCAACGGGTGGAGCGCAGCAAGCCGCGGCCGGTGGCCGGTTGGCGCGAACACCACGCGTGGAGCGCGGCCGCCAGCCTGCGCCGCCTGATGTCGCGCCCGGTCGGCACGCTGTTGACGGTGGCGGTGATGGCCTTGGCGCTGGCGCTGCCGCTGACCTTCTATCTGTTGCTGGGCAACCTGCAGAAACTCGGCGACGCGCTGGGCCAGAACCAGGCCGTCGCCGTCTTCATGCAGACGGGCCAGACTGGTCCGTCCGTGGAGATGCTCGCCACTAAGTTGCGCGAGCGGCCTGACGTGGCGTCCGTGACGGTGAAGACCCCCCAGCAGGGCATGGATGAGCTGGCGAAGATGCAGGGGTTCTCCGGCGCACTGAGCACGCTGGACAGCAATCCGCTGCCTTATGCCCTCGAAGTCCTGCCGAAGCCGGGTTCGAGCGCCGATGACGTCGCGCGGCTGGTGACCGACCTGCGCGGCATGCAGGGCGTGGAGCTGGTGCAGGACAGCGGAACCTGGCGCGAGCGCCTCGATGCGCTGCTGGGCGTGGGCAATCGTGTCGTGCTGATCCTTGCCGTGCTGCTGGCGCTGGCGGTCCTGCTGGTGGTGGGCAACACAGTGCGCGTGGACATCGCCAGCCGCAGCGAGGAGATCGGCGTACTCATGTTGATCGGCGCGAGCGGAGCATTCGTGCGCCGCCCTTATCTTTACGCGGGCATCTGGTACGGCCTCTTCAGCGGCCTGCTCGCGGCGGGCATCGCGCTGGTGATCGAAACAGCGCTGGCCGAGCCGATGACACGCCTCGGTCACGTGTATCAGGGCAAGCTGCAGATCGGCACCCTGCCGATATGGCTGCTCAGCGCGGTGCCGCTGGCCGCCGCCGTGCTCGGCTGGCTGGGGGCGCGGGTGGTCAGCGCCTGGCAGCTGCGCAAGGCGGCGTAG